One window of the Klebsiella sp. WP3-W18-ESBL-02 genome contains the following:
- the mrdB gene encoding peptidoglycan glycosyltransferase MrdB (rod shape-determining protein RodA): protein MTDNPNKKSFWDKIHLDPAMLLILLALLTYSALVIWSASGQDMGMTERKIGQIAMGLVIMVVMAQIPPRVYEGWAPWLYIFCIILLVAVDAFGAISKGAQRWLDLGVVRFQPSEIAKIAVPLMVARFINRDVCPPTLKNTAIALVLIFMPTLLVAAQPDLGTSILVALSGLFVLFLAGLSWRLILVAVVLVACFIPILWFFLMHDYQRQRVMMLMDPESDPLGAGYHIIQSKIAIGSGGLRGKGWLHGTQSQLEFLPERHTDFIFAVLAEELGLIGILILLALYVLLIMRGLWIAAQAQTTFGRVMAGGLMLILFVYVFVNIGMVSGILPVVGVPLPLVSYGGSALIVLMAGFGIVMSIHTHRKMLSKSV, encoded by the coding sequence ATGACGGATAATCCGAACAAAAAATCGTTCTGGGATAAAATTCACCTCGACCCAGCCATGCTGCTGATTCTGCTGGCGCTGCTGACCTATAGCGCGCTGGTTATCTGGAGCGCCAGCGGCCAGGACATGGGGATGACGGAACGTAAAATTGGCCAGATCGCCATGGGGCTCGTTATCATGGTCGTCATGGCGCAGATCCCGCCGCGAGTCTACGAAGGCTGGGCGCCCTGGCTGTATATCTTCTGTATTATCCTGCTGGTGGCGGTCGATGCCTTTGGCGCCATCTCCAAAGGTGCCCAGCGCTGGCTGGACCTCGGCGTGGTGCGCTTCCAGCCGTCTGAGATAGCCAAAATCGCCGTCCCGCTAATGGTGGCGCGTTTTATTAACCGCGACGTTTGCCCGCCCACGCTGAAAAATACCGCCATCGCGCTGGTGCTGATTTTCATGCCGACGCTGTTGGTCGCCGCCCAGCCGGACCTTGGTACATCCATCCTGGTCGCCCTGTCCGGCCTGTTCGTGCTGTTCCTGGCAGGCCTGAGCTGGCGGTTAATTCTGGTCGCCGTGGTGCTGGTCGCCTGCTTTATCCCGATACTCTGGTTCTTCCTGATGCACGACTATCAGCGCCAGCGCGTGATGATGCTGATGGACCCGGAATCCGATCCGCTGGGCGCGGGCTACCACATTATTCAGTCCAAAATCGCCATCGGATCTGGCGGCCTGCGTGGCAAAGGCTGGTTGCACGGCACGCAATCGCAGCTCGAATTCTTGCCGGAACGCCATACCGACTTTATCTTTGCGGTACTGGCCGAGGAGCTGGGGCTTATTGGTATTCTGATTCTGCTGGCGTTGTACGTGCTACTGATTATGCGCGGCCTGTGGATCGCCGCCCAGGCGCAAACCACGTTTGGCCGCGTCATGGCCGGTGGTTTGATGCTGATTTTATTCGTTTATGTATTTGTTAATATTGGTATGGTAAGTGGCATCTTGCCGGTGGTGGGCGTTCCGCTGCCGCTGGTCAGCTACGGGGGGTCAGCCCTGATCGTACTGATGGCCGGGTTCGGTATCGTCATGTCGATACACACCCACAGGAAAATGTTGTCAAAAAGCGTCTAA
- the dacA gene encoding D-alanyl-D-alanine carboxypeptidase DacA codes for MKTSFLACLLIPALSVAALSSVAHADDLNIKTMIPGVPQIDAESYILIDYNSGKVLAEQNADARRDPASLTKMMTSYVIGQAMKAGKFKESDLVTIGNDAWATGNPVFKGSSLMFLKPGMQVPVSQLIRGINLQSGNDACVAMADYVAGSQDAFVGLMNSYVNALGLKNTHFQTVHGLDADGQYSSARDMAMIGQALIRDVPNEYTIYKEKEFTFNGIRQLNRNGLLWDNSLNVDGIKTGHTDKAGYNLVASATEGQMRLVSAVMGGRTYKGRETESKKLLTWGFRFFETVNPIKAGKEFASEPAWFGDTDRASLGVDKDVYLTIPRGRMKDLKASYVLNNSELHAPLQKNQVVGTINFQLDGKTIDQRPLVVLQEIPEGNFFGKIIDYIKLMFHHWFG; via the coding sequence ATGAAGACCTCTTTTCTCGCTTGCTTACTCATTCCGGCGCTCTCCGTCGCAGCACTGAGCTCCGTCGCCCACGCCGATGACCTGAACATCAAAACCATGATTCCAGGCGTTCCGCAGATTGACGCCGAGTCCTACATTCTTATTGATTACAACTCCGGCAAGGTGCTGGCTGAGCAAAACGCTGACGCCCGCCGCGATCCGGCCAGCCTGACAAAAATGATGACCAGCTACGTCATCGGTCAGGCAATGAAAGCGGGCAAGTTTAAAGAATCCGATTTGGTCACCATCGGTAACGATGCCTGGGCCACCGGCAACCCGGTGTTCAAAGGCTCTTCCCTGATGTTCCTTAAGCCGGGTATGCAGGTACCGGTATCACAGCTGATTCGCGGGATTAACCTGCAATCGGGTAACGATGCCTGTGTTGCCATGGCCGACTACGTCGCTGGCAGCCAGGATGCCTTCGTGGGCCTGATGAACAGCTACGTCAACGCGCTGGGGCTGAAAAACACCCACTTCCAGACCGTTCACGGCCTGGATGCAGACGGCCAGTACAGTTCCGCACGTGATATGGCGATGATTGGCCAGGCGCTGATTCGCGACGTGCCGAACGAATACACCATCTACAAAGAAAAAGAGTTCACCTTTAACGGCATTCGTCAGCTAAACCGTAACGGCCTGCTGTGGGACAATAGCCTGAACGTTGACGGCATTAAAACCGGCCACACCGACAAAGCCGGTTACAACCTGGTGGCCTCCGCGACCGAAGGCCAGATGCGCCTTGTTTCTGCCGTCATGGGCGGCCGCACCTACAAAGGGCGTGAAACCGAGAGCAAAAAGCTGCTGACCTGGGGCTTCCGCTTCTTTGAAACCGTTAACCCAATCAAAGCCGGTAAAGAGTTCGCCTCTGAACCCGCCTGGTTTGGTGATACCGATCGTGCGTCCCTGGGCGTCGATAAAGACGTTTACCTGACCATCCCGCGCGGCCGCATGAAGGACCTGAAAGCCAGCTACGTGCTGAACAACAGCGAGCTGCACGCACCGCTGCAGAAAAACCAGGTGGTCGGCACCATTAACTTCCAGCTGGACGGTAAAACCATCGACCAGCGCCCTCTGGTGGTGCTGCAAGAAATACCGGAAGGTAACTTCTTCGGAAAAATCATTGATTACATTAAATTAATGTTCCATCACTGGTTTGGTTAA
- the rlpA gene encoding endolytic peptidoglycan transglycosylase RlpA, with translation MRKQWLGICIAAGLLAACSSDDVQQQTVSAPKPAVCNGPTVEISGADPRFEPLNATANQDYERDGKKYKIVQDPSNFSQAGLAAIYDAEPGSNLTAIGEAFDPTQLTAAHPTLPVPSYARITNLANGRMIVVRINDRGPYGNDRVISLSRAAADRLNTSNNTKVRIDPIIVAQDGSLSGPGMACTTVAKQTYALPDRPDLSGGMGSASSTPQASAPQGDVRAISNDTLASADSGEGAPVKSGGFLGAPTPLNSGVLEESTPAPAPQAAAPVTAPVSAPASAAPAATAAVAAPAAAAGNYVVQVGAVSDQTRAQQYQQRLSQQFSVPGRVTQNGAVWRIQLGPFASKAEAGTIQQRLQSEAQLQSFITHAN, from the coding sequence ATGCGTAAGCAATGGCTTGGGATCTGCATAGCGGCAGGGCTGCTGGCGGCTTGTTCGAGTGATGATGTTCAGCAGCAGACCGTCTCCGCACCAAAACCTGCGGTATGTAATGGCCCGACGGTGGAAATCAGCGGGGCCGATCCACGCTTTGAGCCACTGAACGCGACGGCGAATCAGGATTACGAACGCGACGGTAAGAAATATAAAATTGTCCAGGATCCGTCCAACTTCAGCCAGGCCGGGCTTGCCGCCATCTATGATGCCGAACCGGGCAGCAATCTGACGGCGATCGGCGAAGCGTTCGATCCGACGCAGCTTACCGCCGCGCACCCTACCCTGCCGGTGCCGAGCTACGCGCGTATTACCAATCTGGCTAACGGCCGGATGATCGTAGTGCGTATTAACGATCGCGGCCCTTATGGCAACGATCGCGTGATTTCGCTCTCCCGCGCGGCGGCGGATCGTCTGAACACATCAAACAATACCAAAGTACGCATCGACCCGATTATCGTCGCCCAGGATGGTTCGCTTTCCGGCCCCGGCATGGCCTGTACCACCGTCGCGAAGCAAACCTACGCGCTCCCGGACCGCCCTGACCTGAGCGGCGGCATGGGCAGCGCCTCTTCCACCCCGCAGGCCAGCGCGCCTCAGGGTGACGTACGCGCGATCAGTAACGATACCCTCGCCTCAGCCGACAGCGGCGAAGGCGCGCCGGTGAAAAGCGGTGGCTTCCTTGGTGCTCCGACACCATTAAATAGCGGCGTACTCGAAGAGTCCACACCGGCACCGGCGCCGCAGGCTGCGGCACCGGTCACCGCGCCGGTAAGTGCCCCCGCAAGCGCCGCGCCAGCCGCGACGGCTGCCGTCGCCGCACCTGCAGCAGCAGCCGGAAACTACGTAGTTCAGGTTGGCGCAGTCAGCGATCAGACCCGCGCACAGCAGTATCAGCAGCGTCTGAGCCAGCAGTTCTCCGTTCCGGGCCGCGTAACGCAAAACGGCGCGGTCTGGCGTATTCAGCTCGGTCCATTCGCCAGCAAAGCGGAAGCCGGTACCATACAGCAACGTTTGCAGAGCGAAGCACAGCTGCAATCGTTTATTACGCACGCCAACTAA